From a single Paraburkholderia sp. FT54 genomic region:
- a CDS encoding DUF1398 family protein gives MESYFTDYRRGEHTYYAPGGETHVITLPLPDVAIADAFDADAVNLAVRGAQSGAVNYAEFVRRTLAAGCVGYFVWIAGRQVQYFGRRGEVHVERFPQ, from the coding sequence GTGGAATCGTATTTCACCGATTACCGTCGCGGTGAGCATACGTACTATGCGCCGGGCGGGGAGACGCATGTGATCACCTTGCCGCTGCCGGACGTTGCCATCGCGGACGCGTTCGATGCCGACGCCGTGAACCTGGCCGTGCGCGGCGCGCAGAGCGGCGCCGTCAACTACGCCGAGTTCGTGCGCCGAACCCTGGCCGCCGGATGCGTCGGCTATTTCGTCTGGATCGCGGGACGTCAGGTGCAGTATTTCGGCCGACGCGGCGAAGTTCACGTCGAGCGCTTTCCTCAATGA